In the Chroococcidiopsis sp. SAG 2025 genome, one interval contains:
- a CDS encoding aldo/keto reductase, producing the protein MQLPESSRWQFTPDLNICRVLNGMWQVSGAHGVIQPKQAIATMFDYMDAGFTTWDLADHYGPAEDFIGEFRRQAIATRGKEALSNLQAFTKWVPRPAKMTRRVVEQNIDRSLARMGVETLDLLQFHWWEYRDKNYIDALTYLAELQQEGKIRHLALTNFDTERLKIISEAGIKIVSNQVQFSLVDRRPLMKMIPFCQEHNIQLLAYGTLCGGLLSEKYLEQPEPRGTALNTASLRKYKNMVDAWGGWNLFQELLAVLKQRAAKHDVSIANVAVRYILDRPTVAGAIVGTRLGISEHVADNARVFALTLDADDTGQIEAVLARSRDLLRLIGDCGDEYRR; encoded by the coding sequence TATCGGGGGCGCATGGAGTAATCCAGCCAAAACAAGCGATCGCTACTATGTTCGATTATATGGATGCTGGTTTCACTACTTGGGATTTAGCAGATCATTACGGTCCTGCTGAAGACTTCATCGGTGAGTTTCGCCGTCAAGCGATCGCCACGCGGGGTAAAGAGGCATTATCTAATCTACAAGCATTTACCAAATGGGTTCCTAGACCAGCAAAGATGACGCGGCGAGTCGTCGAGCAAAATATCGATCGCTCCCTAGCTCGAATGGGAGTAGAGACGCTAGACTTGCTACAATTCCACTGGTGGGAATACAGAGATAAAAACTACATAGATGCATTAACTTATCTAGCAGAACTCCAGCAAGAAGGGAAAATCAGGCACTTAGCACTTACGAATTTTGACACGGAACGGTTAAAAATCATCTCAGAAGCAGGCATTAAGATTGTTTCCAACCAAGTACAATTTTCATTGGTCGATCGCCGCCCTTTAATGAAGATGATTCCGTTTTGTCAAGAGCATAATATTCAACTTCTAGCTTACGGTACGCTCTGCGGCGGATTGCTATCAGAGAAATACTTAGAACAACCAGAACCGCGAGGGACGGCGTTAAACACGGCTTCCCTGCGAAAATATAAAAACATGGTAGATGCATGGGGTGGTTGGAATCTGTTCCAAGAGCTTTTAGCTGTTTTAAAACAAAGAGCGGCTAAGCACGATGTCAGCATTGCTAATGTTGCAGTCCGTTACATTCTCGATCGCCCGACGGTAGCAGGGGCGATCGTTGGCACGCGGTTAGGGATATCGGAACACGTCGCAGATAATGCTAGGGTGTTTGCACTTACTTTAGATGCAGATGATACGGGTCAAATTGAAGCTGTATTGGCGCGATCGCGAGATCTGTTGCGGTTAATCGGCGATTGCGGCGACGAGTACCGACGTTAA
- a CDS encoding nuclear transport factor 2 family protein — translation MTDVQAEVLAVNENFYRAFEKKNLEAMSQVWSQGTASHCIHPGRNALRGWKQIRDSWEVIFKNTKYLEIEVEIINTEVRDTTAYIVLFERVLQASSNKTIKAESIATNIFEKMAGKWYLIHHHGSPLVR, via the coding sequence ATGACAGACGTACAAGCTGAGGTTTTGGCAGTCAATGAAAATTTTTACCGTGCTTTTGAGAAGAAAAATCTAGAAGCTATGAGTCAAGTTTGGTCGCAGGGAACTGCCAGCCACTGCATTCATCCTGGGCGTAACGCCTTGCGCGGTTGGAAGCAAATTCGCGACTCTTGGGAAGTCATTTTCAAAAATACCAAATATTTAGAAATTGAAGTCGAAATTATTAATACAGAAGTTCGCGATACGACTGCTTATATCGTGTTATTTGAGCGCGTGCTACAAGCTAGTAGTAACAAAACCATCAAGGCTGAATCAATCGCCACAAATATCTTCGAGAAGATGGCTGGCAAGTGGTATTTAATACACCATCATGGCAGTCCTTTAGTTAGATAG